A part of Tigriopus californicus strain San Diego chromosome 10, Tcal_SD_v2.1, whole genome shotgun sequence genomic DNA contains:
- the LOC131887990 gene encoding uncharacterized protein LOC131887990, giving the protein MSSMRLFILVAFFGQGLTLTLQPPENQYIQIGAVAKLMCQSSDPIRSCTWTTPYKGVYSLESGLRAESGRLEFFAEDEENDCGILISAVEEKDYGQWTCSVGVVENEEVTTANGQSFLFKASKPEEIVISAPTNNGSIDIDGSEKEISCKVTNARPEPIVSWYVGEEELVGYETRGSLTKETSEATPSFTQTLVYRPKKEHANQTLKCVIDHVGLDAGEKMETGIYLRFPEDVNEAAFTRKQETVDSGESFTVFVAIAIAVIVSFVVIGSVYLVVRRLRARRNHEVMDEEKAPEEKVDGTSSNGDAVAANDDDQAALSPKKTMKFTHRMVTLFGKSEKDSKTEDKKETKDEECKEEVKEADDQVDKSDEVEKTMEEVLEIEKTDTAEEDAKDNKTTETKRKSRFSAIFDRLKQGKKTSSKGSEKEESSEMTDKSEEEKAEKATEDEKETEKETEAEETAEESKETTKLPSDTPV; this is encoded by the coding sequence ATGTCTTCCATGAGATTGTTCATCCTCGTGGCCTTCTTCGGCCAAGGTCTGACCCTTACCCTGCAGCCCCCGGAGAACCAATACATTCAAATCGGTGCTGTGGCCAAGCTCATGTGCCAGTCCTCTGATCCCATCCGCTCTTGTACGTGGACTACACCATACAAAGGCGTCTACTCATTGGAATCTGGATTGAGAGCCGAATCTGGTCGTTTGGAATTTTTCGCCGAGGATGAGGAAAATGATTGCGGGATCTTGATCTCTGCTGTGGAAGAGAAGGATTATGGACAATGGACATGCTCTGTTGGTGTGGTGGAGAATGAAGAGGTCACGACAGCCAATGGTCAATCCTTCCTTTTCAAGGCCTCCAAGCCAGAGGAGATTGTAATCAGCGCCCCCACTAACAACGGCTCTATCGATATCGATGGATCTGAGAAGGAAATCTCTTGCAAGGTCACCAATGCTCGACCTGAGCCAATCGTCTCTTGGTATGTCGGAGAAGAGGAGCTCGTGGGTTACGAGACGAGAGGATCCCTCACGAAGGAGACCAGCGAGGCTACCCCCAGCTTCACCCAAACTTTGGTGTATCGTCCCAAGAAAGAGCACGCTAACCAAACTTTGAAATGCGTCATTGATCACGTGGGTCTGGATGCTGGCGAGAAGATGGAAACCGGCATCTATCTGAGATTTCCTGAGGATGTGAATGAGGCTGCTTTTACCCGAAAGCAAGAGACCGTCGATTCCGGCGAATCATTCACTGTTTTTGTCGCCATTGCAATCGCCGTAATTGTTTCCTTTGTGGTCATTGGGTCAGTCTATTTGGTTGTTCGAAGATTGAGAGCCCGCCGCAATCACGAGGTGATGGATGAGGAGAAGGCCCCCGAGGAGAAGGTCGATGGAACTAGCTCAAATGGTGATGCCGTGGCTGCCAACGATGACGACCAAGCTGCACTCAGTCCCAAGAAGACCATGAAGTTCACGCATCGAATGGTGACACTCTTTGGCAAATCTGAAAAGGATTCCAAGACGGAAGACAAGAAGGAAACAAAGGACGAGGAATGCAAGGAAGAGGTCAAGGAAGCCGATGACCAAGTGGATAAGTCTGACGAAGTTGAAAAGACCATGGAAGAAGTTCTCGAGATCGAGAAGACTGATACCGCCGAAGAAGACGCCAAGGACAACAAGACGACCGAAACCAAACGGAAATCTCGTTTTAGTGCCATCTTTGACAGACTGAAGCAAGGAAAGAAAACTTCATCCAAGGGTTCTGAGAAAGAGGAAAGCTCGGAGATGACCGACAAGTCTGAGGAGGAGAAAGCGGAGAAGGCCACAGAGGATGAGAAAGAAACGGAAAAAGAAACTGAAGCTGAAGAAACTGCCGAGGAATCGAAGGAAACCACAAAGTTGCCTTCTGATACCCCTGTctaa
- the LOC131888280 gene encoding LOW QUALITY PROTEIN: uncharacterized protein LOC131888280 (The sequence of the model RefSeq protein was modified relative to this genomic sequence to represent the inferred CDS: deleted 1 base in 1 codon), whose product MYTDPNRACLRPDRVIFHGEWHRLWSHAFLHASDIHLYYNMLSFIWKGRDLERRYGPVHFAFILVILTCLSGLVHVGVAWRGLSVLIARVSYGKQYWLLGVLFALKVLAQAGPNQSSIFSLAAWSELFLIQLSVPNASFLGHLSGIIAGLLYVYGSKGILLNIDASQRLEWIPGHRDIIPGLDGHSFEYVPKTLEQSNVLVEPILFGVSEQ is encoded by the exons ATGTACACGGATCCCAATCGGGCGTGTCTACGGCCGGATCGAGTCATTTTCCACGGGGAGTGGCATCGATTGTGGAGTCATGCCTTCCTCCACGCCTCAGACATTCATCTCTATTACAACATGCTCTCGTTCATTTGGAAAGGACGGGATTTGGAACGACGTTATGGACCCGTTCATTTCGCGTTTATCCTGGTTATTCTCACTTGTCTGTCCGGTCTGGTGCATGTGGGTGTGGCCTGGCGTGGGCTGAGTGTTTTGATAGCCCGGGTCAGCTACGGCAAG CAGTATTGGCTTCTCGGCGTGTTATTTGCTCTGAAGGTTCTGGCTCAAGCGGGACCGAATCAGAGTTCCATTTTCAGTTTGGCAGCTTGGTCCGAGTTGTTCCTGATACAATTGTCAGTGCCCAATGCTTCGTTTTTGGGGCACTTGTCCGGTATTATAGCCGGATTGTTGTACGTGTATGGCTCGAAAGGTATATTACTTAACATTGACGCCTCTCAAAGACTTGAGTGGATCCCCGGCCACCGTGATATCATCCCTGGCCTTGACGGCCACTCATTTGAATATGTTCCAAAAACCTTGGAACAAAGTAATGTTCTGGTCGAGCCGATCCTCTTTGGTGTGTCTGAGCAGTGA
- the LOC131887988 gene encoding rhomboid-related protein 4-like, translating into MRPRSSRRANPWQLGLVLLLYEILTQVGWTNIPVVTLATLLWQTALFLGYAPTFLPHMYTDPNRACLRPDRVIFHGEWHRLWSHAFLHASDIHLYYNMLSFIWKGRDLERRYGPVHFAFILVILTCLSGLVHVGVAWAWAECFDSPGQLRQASIGFSGVLFALKVLAQAGPNQSSIFSLAAWSELFLIQLSVPNASFLGHLSGIIAGLLYVYGSKGYYFLTLTPLKDLSGSPATVISSLALTATHLNMFQKPWNKVMFWSSRSSLVCLSSDHIFATSPQWIRLISAPVEHQSDFHFVICLVSFLIKGFQLEKRRGFVKYILTMITSILGTSLVFVILSRLAYELQNEPFYMKECVQGLSGVLFALKILCFYDAVSLWHPLALFEVFELLILMETRSLLFHVSGLLTGLIFLLCEPARFPGQGIRLNGSHPQPPPPNRPSPWTRSWGYGDYDQGPPANHFVDHGYESIPRYRDTSYYNSASPSQFSSEGRSFSRSPLSETDEDLEDRILEEALAESRRSYLAEHGRRSQTPSPSAPPFSGFIMPQSEERQPDSTTVEG; encoded by the exons ATGCGTCCACGGTCCAGTCGGCGGGCCAATCCGTGGCAATTGGGCTTGGTGCTCTTGCTCTACGAGATCTTGACCCAAGTGGGATGGACCAACATCCCTGTGGTCACGTTAGCTACTCTGCTCTGGCAGACCGCCTTATTTCTGGGTTACGCCCCCACTTTCTTGCCCCACATGTACACGGATCCCAATCGGGCGTGTCTACGGCCGGATCGAGTCATTTTCCACGGGGAGTGGCATCGATTGTGGAGTCATGCCTTCCTCCACGCCTCAGACATTCATCTCTATTACAACATGCTCTCGTTCATTTGGAAAGGACGGGATTTGGAACGACGTTATGGACCCGTTCATTTCGCGTTTATCCTGGTTATTCTCACTTGTCTGTCCGGTCTGGTGCATGTGGGTGTGGCCTGGGCGTGGGCTGAGTGTTTTGATAGCCCGGGTCAGCTACGGCAAGCCAGTATTGGCTTCTCGGGCGTGTTATTTGCTCTGAAGGTTCTGGCTCAAGCGGGACCGAATCAGAGTTCCATTTTCAGTTTGGCAGCTTGGTCCGAGTTGTTCCTGATACAATTGTCAGTGCCCAATGCTTCGTTTTTGGGGCACTTGTCCGGTATTATAGCCGGATTGTTGTACGTGTATGGCTCGAAAGGTTATTATTTCTTAACATTGACGCCTCTCAAAGACTTGAGTGGATCCCCGGCCACCGTGATATCATCCCTGGCCTTGACGGCCACTCATTTGAATATGTTCCAAAAACCTTGGAACAAAGTAATGTTCTGGTCGAGCCGATCCTCTTTAGTGTGTCTGAGCAGTGATCACATTTTTGCGACGTCTCCTCAATGGATTCGACTCATTTCGGCCCCCGTGGAACATCAAAGTGACTTCCATTTCGTCATCTGTCTCGTGTCCTTTCTTATAAAAGGATTTCAATTGGAGAAGCGACGAGGTTTTGTCAAGTACATCTTGACCATGATCACCAGTATTTTGGGCACTAGTCTAGTGTTTGTCATCTTGTCCAGATTGGCCTATGAACTTCAGAATGAGCCGTTTTACATGAAGGAATGTGTTCAAGGCCTCTCGGGGGTGTTGTTTGCCTTAAAGATCCTATGCTTCTATGATGCCGTGTCTCTGTGGCATCCTCTGGCCTTGTTTGAAGTGTTtgaattgctcattttgatgGAAACCCGATCGTTGCTCTTCCACGTTTCCGGATTGCTTACGGGCTTGATATTTCTCTTGTGTGAGCCAGCCCGATTTCCGGGACAAGGGATTCGCCTCAATGGAAGTCATCCCCAACCTCCGCCACCAAATCGACCCTCCCCGTGGACCAGAAGCTGGGGTTACGGGGACTATGACCAAGGACCACCCGCCAATCATTTCGTGGACCATGGCTATGAATCCATCCCCAGATATCGAGATACCTCCTATTACA ATTCTGCCAGTCCGTCTCAATTCAGTAGCGAAGGTCGAAGTTTCTCACGAAGTCCATTAAGTGAAACTGATGAGGATTTGGAAGATCGTATACTAGAAGAAGCTTTAGCGGAAAGTAGGCGTTCCTACTTAGCAGAACATGGACGCAGAAGTCAAACGCCTTCGCCGAGTGCTCCACCCTTTTCCGGGTTCATCATGCCCCAATCTGAGGAACGTCAACCTGATTCAACCACGGTTGAAGGTTGA
- the LOC131889204 gene encoding uncharacterized protein LOC131889204, with protein sequence MLTGLIFLLCEPARFPDKGFASMEVIPNLRHQIDLPRGPESWGYGDYDQGPPANHFVDHGYESIPRYRDTSYYNSASPSQFSSEGRSFSRSPLSETDEDLEDRILEEGFSGKVGVPTWQEHGRRSQTPSPSAPPFSGFIMPNLRRNVNLIQPRLKVETVHQK encoded by the exons ATGCTTACGGGCTTGATTTTTCTCTTGTGTGAGCCAGCCCGATTTCCGGACAAGGGATTCGCCTCGATGGAAGTCATCCCCAACCTCCGCCACCAAATCGACCTCCCCCGTGGACCAGAAAGCTGGGGTTACGGGGACTATGACCAAGGACCACCCGCCAATCATTTCGTGGACCATGGCTATGAATCCATCCCCAGATATCGAGATACCTCCTATTACA ATTCTGCCAGTCCGTCTCAATTCAGTAGCGAAGGTCGAAGTTTCTCACGAAGTCCATTAAGTGAAACTGATGAGGATTTGGAAGATCGTATACTAGAAGAAGGCTTTAGCGGAAAGGTAGGCGTTCCTACTTGGCAAGAACATGGACGCAGAAGTCAAACGCCTTCGCCGAGTGCTCCACCCTTTTCCGGGTTCATCATGCCCAATCTGAGGAGGAACGTCAACCTGATTCAACCACGGTTGAAGGTTGAGACAGTCCACCAAAAATAA
- the LOC131887989 gene encoding seipin-like (The sequence of the model RefSeq protein was modified relative to this genomic sequence to represent the inferred CDS: added 37 bases not found in genome assembly), translated as MYHQTLSFGIVRRVKTCGFLILGGLHRLVIHALQTAIQVLHIWLRVSLLLAIALKLSIWTNFELFQRYLPNHTHQLHIPLNFIVSNYQESGLTSTHLQGKVLLTTRPNISMPMVPPSHSILVSGQLYSLSIVLHVPESPPNLTQGMFKMCLNLVNVWGNSTLIAEDPRSSQWSFPDPKFGMCRLGLLKYSSSLVQSISGLIRLPLFMADWDSQGQILTFPVTFSHQENPINPSSHVILTILSPDLEVYDASVILSTQYHGLRYLMFHHPYITSFLLILMGFYAFIALLGVSGMFRLVLASVVNRYN; from the exons ATGTATCATCAAACTTTAAGCTTTGGTATTGTAAGAAGAGTAAAAACTTGTGGCTTTCTCATCTTGGGAGGTCTTCATCGACTTGTCATCCACGCTCTGCAAACTGCAATCCAAGTTCTTCATATCTGGTTGCGCGTCTCTCTATTATTGGCCATCGCGCTCAAGCTCTCCATATGGACCAATTTTGAACTGTTCCAAAGATACCTACCCAATCACACTCATCAGCTCCACATCCCCTTAAACTTCATAGTCTCCAAT TACCAGGAATCCGGGTTGACTTCGACTCACCTTCAGGGTAAAGTTCTTTTAACGACACGGCCAAACATCTCCATGCCCATGGTTCCACCTAGccattcaatcttggtttcgGGACAATTGTATTCTCTTTCCATCGTCCTGCATGTGCCCGAATCGCCGCCAAATCTCACTCAAGGCATGTTTAAGATGTGCTTGAACTTGGTGAATGTCTGGGGTAACTCGACCCTTATAGCCGAAGATCCCCGAAGTTCCCAATGGTCTTTCCCGGATCCCAAGTTCGGCATGTGCCGATTGGGGTTGCTCAAATATAGCTCTAGCTTGGTACAAAGCATTTCTGGCCTGATACGATTACCTTTATTCATGGCTGATTGGGACTCTCAAGGACAGATTCTGACCTTTCCTGTCACCTTCAGTCACCAG GAGAATCCAATCAATCCCTCATCGCACGTGATACTGACCATTTTGAGCCCCGATCTAGAAGTTTATGATGCCAGTGTGATCCTTTCCACGCAATATCATGGGCTTCGATACCTCATGTTCCACCATCCCTACATTACTAGCTTTCTGCTCATTCTAATGGGATTTTATGCATTTATTGCCCTTCTCGGAGTGTCAGGAATGTTCCG